Genomic window (Candidatus Beckwithbacteria bacterium):
ACTAAAAAATAGCAATGCTAAAGTGGTATTCCTAGCCACTATTGCCCCCTTAAAATCTAAGTTCGGTCAAGGTCCAGGCGGAGTCAATTGGGATCAAGATACGGCCTGGAATCACGCTACCAAAATCCAGAGTTTTCTCGAAGCCGGACTTGCTACTGCTTCCAATCTGGGTATCCCAACTTTAGATTTGTACCATGCCACCCTACAGGATAATGGGGAAGGCATTGCAAGCTTAGTATCAACTCATGATGGTATTCACCCTTCAGTGGCCGGTCACACCTACATCGCTCAGCAACTAGCTGCATATATTTTAAAAAACCAGCTTCTCTAATCTTCAGAAAAACTTCATAATCTATATGCTAAGGTAAGTAGACTTATTATAAAATAAAAAATGTCAAAAAACGCAGGATTTTAGCTTTATTTTCAAGGAAATTAATAACGATAGTACTGCATGTACTTGAGTTATTAAGTAACGACGAAAATTAAGCTAAAGACAAGTTTTTTTCATTTTCTTATTTTGTAAGAAGTCTACTAAATGATAGCTTCGATAGCTAATATTCACACAGCTAAGCAAATTTTAAAATCGGAAAATATCATCCGCTTTGAGGCTTCACAAACTTTATCTCAAGCTCTACCAGCCCTTTCTAGTAGCCATGATGCAATTTTTGTTTTTGACAAAGACCATTTCCTAGGTGTTGCTAGTCCTTACTATCTTTTTTCCAATCGCTCAGTCAATACTAATTCCAAGCTAAAGTCAGTTGCCAAGATGCCTCCAAAACTGACACTTGAAACTGGGCTTTCTAAAATCGCTCAGGCTATGATTCAGAGTAAAATCCATTACCTCCCAGTTATTAATCCTGATACTAATGAGTTCTTGGGTATTGTCACTATCAACAGGCTTTTAGATTATGTAGTAGCTAATAAACTACTTAACCACCACGGCACCATTATTTTTTCCAAAGACACACTTGCAACCATTTCAGACGAAGCCACTATCGCTCAGGTTTTAGCTCAAATGAAGAAAGAAAAAATCACTAAGTTACCGGTAGTAAACAGCCAAAATAAGTTGGTTGGCATTATTTCTGAATATGATCTCAGACCATATTTGGAAAAGGAGCAATCAGCTGGTAAAAGAGATCGCAGCGGCGAGAAAAAAGGTATTCGGGATAACAAAGTTAAAGATTATATGAAAAAAATGGTAGTTTCGATTTCTCGCTTGCCTACCTTTTCTCAAGCCGTTGCTTTAATGAACGAACATAATATCGGCAGTCTAATTGTGGTTGATAAAAAGCAAACCCCAATGACTATTATTACCAAACGTGATCTTCTAGCTACAATTGCTGCTGCTTCGATATAATATATCCCTTGTTAGTCTGTACAATATCCTTATGTCTTTTTGGCAAAATATACCAAAACCAATTATTGGCCTAGCTCCCATGGACGGAGTAACTGATGTGGCCTTTCGGGAAATGGTAGTCAAATATAGTAAGCCTTCAGTGCTTTATAGCGAATTTACCAATGTCCAAGGTTTATGGGTCGGTAAGTTGGAAGTTTTCAAGAGCCTGCTTTTTACAGCCAAGCAGCGACCAATTGTAGCGCAGCTATTTGGCGCTGAACCTAACTATTTTTACAAAGCCGCTCATATAGTGGCGCAGCTTGGTTTTGATGGGATTGATATCAATATGGGTTGCCCGGCTAAAAATATTGTCGGCAAAAATGGCGGCGCTTCTTTAATTACTCAGCCAAAACTAGCTCAGAAAATCATCAAAGCCACTCAAAAAGGCGTTACTGATTGGTTTGCTGGACAAACCCTTTCAAATTTAGAATTAGATCGGGATAAAATCAGTTGGATTAAAAGTCATAAAATTCCTAGTAAAGAAAAATTATTGATTCCAGTTTCTGTCAAAACTCGACTTGGCTTTGACAAAAATACTGTTGCCGATTGGACTGATACGCTTTTGCAAAGCCAACCAGCTGCTATTTGCGTTCATGGCCGGACCTTTAAACAAGGCTATGCCGGTCAAGCAGATTGGGAAGCCATTGCTTCAGTGGCTAGCAAAATACGTAAATCTGGAGTTATGTATCTAGGTAATGGTGATATTAAAAATTACCAAGAAGCTTTAGATAAAACTCAACAATACCAATTAGATGGGGTTTTGGTGGGTCAGGCTACATTTGGTAATCCTTGGTTTTTTAGCCGTAAGGTGGAAACGATTTCAGCTTCGGAAAAAATAAAAGTCTTACTTGAACAATCTCAACTTCATATTAAATTAAAAGGCGAAAAACGCTTTTCAGAGCTCAAAAAACATTTCGGCTGGTATTGTAAAGGTTTTGATGGAGCTAAAGAGTTACGGGTTCGACTAATGCAAGTTGATAATTTTTTACAAATGAAAAAAACACTTTCAAAATATACGTAGATAAATTTTAAAACGTATTTGTTACTCATTTAATTTTTATTAGTTTTTTATTAAGTTCTAACAATGGCAACTCCAGAACAACAAGCTGATACTATTCCTTCCCTCTCAGAAATTATTCCCCCTCATTCCGAA
Coding sequences:
- a CDS encoding tRNA-dihydrouridine synthase encodes the protein MSFWQNIPKPIIGLAPMDGVTDVAFREMVVKYSKPSVLYSEFTNVQGLWVGKLEVFKSLLFTAKQRPIVAQLFGAEPNYFYKAAHIVAQLGFDGIDINMGCPAKNIVGKNGGASLITQPKLAQKIIKATQKGVTDWFAGQTLSNLELDRDKISWIKSHKIPSKEKLLIPVSVKTRLGFDKNTVADWTDTLLQSQPAAICVHGRTFKQGYAGQADWEAIASVASKIRKSGVMYLGNGDIKNYQEALDKTQQYQLDGVLVGQATFGNPWFFSRKVETISASEKIKVLLEQSQLHIKLKGEKRFSELKKHFGWYCKGFDGAKELRVRLMQVDNFLQMKKTLSKYT
- a CDS encoding CBS domain-containing protein, which encodes MIASIANIHTAKQILKSENIIRFEASQTLSQALPALSSSHDAIFVFDKDHFLGVASPYYLFSNRSVNTNSKLKSVAKMPPKLTLETGLSKIAQAMIQSKIHYLPVINPDTNEFLGIVTINRLLDYVVANKLLNHHGTIIFSKDTLATISDEATIAQVLAQMKKEKITKLPVVNSQNKLVGIISEYDLRPYLEKEQSAGKRDRSGEKKGIRDNKVKDYMKKMVVSISRLPTFSQAVALMNEHNIGSLIVVDKKQTPMTIITKRDLLATIAAASI